The following proteins come from a genomic window of Methanoculleus caldifontis:
- the glgP gene encoding alpha-glucan family phosphorylase: protein MRDLPRDQFTHIPERISGLVDLAYNLWWSWNPEARILFKQLNRQAWKESVHNPVRMLRAIPAEFLQRAAENPAYLHRYDVIMHRFRKYMDATGTWFSEEYPGRPPLSIAYFSAEYGLHHSLPFYAGGLGFLAGDHLKEASDLGLPMVAVGFMYSQGYLHQHVNPDGWQEGITEPVDRDAAPITRVLDAAGEDLVVRVPHIDPPIYVAVWKVRVGRIPLYLLDTNVACNSPGNREISSRLYTGDQEQRLRQEIVLGIGGRKVLHSLGIEYSAVHLNEGHPAFALLERIRERVERGIDFDAALGEVQATSVFTTHTPVPAGHDVFPADLIDRYFKTYYPALGIDRTRFLQLGVHPESPGAGFNMTAFALRASAHHNGVSRANGTVTRKMWSCLWPGTAGATVPIDHVTNGVHVPTWLNPRMKNLYDRYIGPISPGWLSEHDDPAVWELIDEIPDDELWRLHLHLKAKLISRLRERERVRWTVHSGGRADRAAGGAFLNPSVLTIGFARRFSTYKRAQLIFEDPERLKRILNNPWYPVQIVFAGKAHPADDGGKRVLQKIYRYAQQPEFAGRIAFVEDYGEQVAQYLVHGVDVWLNNPLPPMEASGTSGMKAALNGVLNLSILDGWWIEGYNGRNGWAFGNEETGCEGRDRADASAIYDLLEKEVVPLYYDRSIDDVPHGWVRMMKESIKSNGPRFSARRMVKEYVTRYYPSLLKGAGGEFARTGAAAKPRKQAWNPRTQEKTREEGA, encoded by the coding sequence ATGCGGGATTTACCACGCGATCAGTTTACCCACATCCCGGAACGGATCTCCGGGCTCGTCGACCTCGCCTACAACCTCTGGTGGAGCTGGAATCCGGAGGCCCGGATACTCTTCAAGCAGTTGAACCGGCAGGCGTGGAAGGAGAGCGTCCACAACCCGGTCCGGATGCTCCGCGCGATACCGGCGGAGTTCCTGCAGCGGGCGGCGGAGAACCCCGCGTACCTGCACCGCTACGACGTCATCATGCACCGGTTCAGGAAGTACATGGACGCCACCGGGACCTGGTTCTCCGAGGAGTACCCCGGCCGCCCTCCGCTCTCCATCGCCTACTTCTCGGCCGAGTACGGGCTCCACCACTCGCTTCCCTTCTACGCGGGAGGACTCGGGTTCCTCGCCGGCGACCACCTCAAGGAAGCGAGCGATCTCGGCCTCCCGATGGTCGCCGTCGGGTTCATGTACTCCCAGGGCTACCTGCACCAGCACGTCAACCCCGACGGCTGGCAGGAGGGGATCACCGAACCGGTCGACCGCGACGCGGCCCCGATCACCCGGGTGCTCGACGCTGCCGGCGAAGACCTGGTGGTCCGCGTCCCGCACATCGACCCGCCCATCTACGTCGCCGTCTGGAAGGTCCGGGTCGGCCGGATCCCGCTCTATCTCCTCGATACGAACGTCGCCTGCAACAGCCCCGGCAACAGGGAGATCTCGTCCCGGCTCTATACGGGAGACCAGGAGCAGCGTCTCCGCCAGGAGATCGTCCTCGGGATCGGGGGGAGAAAGGTGCTTCACTCGCTCGGCATCGAGTACTCGGCGGTGCACTTAAACGAAGGCCACCCGGCATTCGCCCTCCTCGAGCGGATCCGCGAGCGGGTCGAGCGGGGGATAGACTTTGATGCGGCACTCGGCGAGGTGCAGGCGACGTCGGTCTTCACCACGCACACGCCCGTCCCGGCGGGCCACGACGTCTTCCCCGCCGACCTCATCGACCGCTACTTCAAGACCTACTACCCGGCGCTCGGCATCGACCGGACCCGGTTCCTCCAGCTCGGCGTCCATCCAGAGAGCCCCGGCGCAGGGTTCAACATGACCGCGTTCGCCCTGCGCGCCTCGGCACACCACAACGGGGTCTCGCGGGCGAACGGGACCGTCACGCGGAAGATGTGGAGCTGCCTCTGGCCGGGGACGGCAGGGGCGACGGTGCCCATCGACCACGTCACGAACGGCGTCCACGTGCCGACCTGGCTGAACCCCCGCATGAAGAACCTCTACGACCGCTACATCGGGCCCATCTCTCCCGGCTGGCTCTCGGAGCACGACGACCCGGCGGTCTGGGAGCTCATCGACGAGATCCCCGACGACGAACTCTGGCGCCTCCACCTCCACCTGAAGGCAAAACTGATCTCCCGGCTCCGGGAGCGGGAGCGGGTCAGGTGGACAGTTCACAGCGGCGGCAGAGCGGACCGGGCGGCAGGAGGAGCGTTCCTCAACCCCTCGGTCCTGACGATCGGGTTCGCCCGCCGGTTCTCGACCTACAAGCGGGCGCAGCTCATCTTCGAGGACCCGGAACGCCTGAAGAGGATCCTGAACAACCCCTGGTACCCCGTCCAGATCGTCTTCGCCGGCAAGGCCCATCCGGCCGACGACGGAGGGAAACGGGTGCTCCAGAAGATCTACCGCTACGCGCAGCAGCCCGAGTTCGCTGGAAGGATCGCCTTCGTCGAGGACTACGGCGAGCAGGTGGCCCAGTACCTGGTGCACGGCGTCGATGTCTGGTTGAACAACCCCCTCCCCCCGATGGAGGCGAGCGGCACGAGCGGGATGAAGGCCGCGCTGAACGGCGTCTTAAACCTCTCCATCCTCGACGGCTGGTGGATCGAGGGTTACAACGGCAGGAACGGCTGGGCGTTCGGCAACGAGGAGACCGGCTGCGAGGGGAGAGACCGCGCCGACGCCTCGGCGATCTACGACCTGCTCGAGAAGGAGGTCGTCCCGCTCTACTACGACCGCTCCATCGACGACGTCCCCCACGGGTGGGTGAGGATGATGAAGGAGTCGATCAAGAGCAACGGTCCCCGGTTCTCGGCCCGCCGGATGGTGAAAGAGTATGTCACCCGGTATTACCCGTCCCTCCTGAAGGGTGCCGGCGGGGAGTTTGCCCGGACCGGGGCCGCAGCAAAACCCCGGAAGCAGGCCTGGAATCCGCGGACGCAGGAGAAGACCCGGGAAGAGGGCGCCTGA
- a CDS encoding roadblock/LC7 domain-containing protein, with protein sequence MERLPEGKAIGEMQASLQWIFTHTSRFAGAVRITAQDGEGFLLVQKGEPLAAYFKHPLKSLAGPPALKYFGSQPILDFGLRKYGPEELQEALAVSRELQALLQPGCDSPAAGPSGEESGRSNGTGTPLPAGNAPPRQESGPLAAVLQQPGVTAVACFADGLCVSSAGAIDAEYTVVFAEELLRWAESLQSATPASGAFMQMTIFYRGGNVIIAPRGDEYLCIFTTPDVQFGQVRRMIRDLQEGA encoded by the coding sequence ATGGAGAGATTACCTGAGGGAAAGGCCATCGGGGAGATGCAGGCATCGCTCCAGTGGATCTTCACCCACACGTCCCGCTTTGCCGGGGCGGTGCGGATCACGGCACAGGACGGCGAAGGCTTCCTGCTGGTGCAGAAGGGGGAGCCGCTCGCTGCCTACTTCAAGCACCCGTTGAAGTCCCTCGCCGGGCCGCCTGCGCTGAAGTACTTCGGGAGTCAGCCCATCCTCGACTTCGGTCTCCGGAAGTACGGGCCGGAGGAGTTGCAGGAGGCTCTCGCCGTCTCGAGAGAACTGCAGGCCCTCCTCCAGCCCGGTTGCGACTCCCCGGCGGCCGGTCCTTCCGGCGAGGAGAGCGGCAGGAGCAACGGCACGGGCACGCCCCTCCCCGCCGGCAACGCCCCTCCCCGGCAGGAATCCGGCCCGCTCGCGGCGGTGCTGCAACAGCCGGGAGTGACTGCAGTGGCCTGCTTCGCCGACGGCCTCTGCGTCTCTTCCGCCGGAGCGATCGACGCCGAATACACCGTCGTCTTTGCCGAAGAACTGCTCCGGTGGGCAGAGAGCCTGCAGTCGGCCACGCCGGCATCGGGAGCGTTCATGCAGATGACGATCTTTTATCGCGGCGGAAACGTCATCATCGCCCCCCGCGGAGACGAGTATCTCTGTATCTTCACCACGCCGGACGTGCAGTTCGGCCAGGTCCGGCGGATGATCCGGGACCTGCAGGAAGGGGCGTGA
- a CDS encoding HAMP domain-containing protein: MAEIFPQEVGIRRDGLVIQIPIFYKLMVSMLTVAVIPVFLLGIVSAGDAGSVIATLGLQNGIIILTLLTLSVILMWSFYLAKSITAPIEQLSEVATRVSQGNLANTEITVTSNDEIGELAVAFDRLINSYRILDTLAKDDAE; the protein is encoded by the coding sequence ATGGCTGAAATCTTCCCCCAGGAGGTCGGGATACGGCGGGACGGGCTCGTCATCCAGATTCCGATTTTCTACAAACTTATGGTGAGCATGCTCACCGTCGCAGTCATCCCGGTCTTCCTGCTCGGGATCGTCTCGGCGGGGGACGCCGGGAGCGTCATCGCCACGCTTGGTCTGCAGAACGGGATCATCATCCTGACGCTGCTCACGCTCTCCGTGATCCTGATGTGGAGCTTCTACCTCGCAAAGAGCATCACGGCCCCCATCGAGCAGCTCTCGGAGGTTGCGACCCGGGTGAGCCAGGGCAACCTCGCGAATACCGAGATCACGGTGACGAGCAACGACGAGATCGGCGAGCTTGCAGTCGCATTCGACCGCCTGATCAACTCGTACAGGATCCTCGATACGCTTGCGAAGGACGATGCCGAGTAG
- a CDS encoding MJ0548 connectase family domain-containing protein, translating into MTLVIAFIGNKGAVMAGDMREIAFQGDDARIEELERELYSGSITTDDDLQRRAEEIGVTIRVRDDKVKVTQQNGVLIGEVTESEGLKIAKKRLYATRGSYAIAEVVDSRQRVMQKGMSGNFVVLGNEVTKRVANEFIQGAWEGGTLQDAIRIIMFIMQAAAGMTASVSRTFVLVHTDLAANLADAVSREG; encoded by the coding sequence ATGACTCTCGTGATCGCATTCATCGGCAACAAGGGCGCCGTAATGGCAGGGGATATGCGGGAGATCGCGTTCCAGGGCGATGACGCCCGCATCGAGGAGCTCGAACGCGAACTCTACAGCGGCTCGATCACAACCGACGACGACCTGCAGAGACGGGCCGAAGAGATCGGCGTGACGATCAGGGTCAGGGACGATAAGGTCAAGGTGACCCAGCAGAACGGGGTCCTCATCGGCGAGGTTACCGAGTCTGAGGGTTTGAAGATCGCAAAGAAGAGGCTGTACGCCACGAGAGGGAGCTATGCAATCGCGGAGGTGGTCGACTCCCGGCAGCGGGTGATGCAGAAGGGCATGTCAGGCAACTTCGTGGTGCTCGGGAACGAGGTCACAAAGAGGGTCGCCAACGAGTTTATCCAGGGGGCGTGGGAGGGGGGAACGCTCCAGGACGCCATACGGATCATCATGTTCATCATGCAGGCGGCGGCCGGCATGACGGCGTCGGTGAGCAGGACATTCGTACTGGTACACACCGATCTCGCGGCCAACCTCGCTGATGCCGTCAGCCGTGAGGGGTGA
- the eif1A gene encoding translation initiation factor eIF-1A translates to MTNTRGTQNNESEEIVRVRLPKKRNQEIFARADLMLGANHIRVRCEDGVTRTGRIKGKIKKRLWIREGDLLIVVPWSFQDEKCDIVYRYIKPQVDWLKRHNYLSQ, encoded by the coding sequence CTGACGAATACACGAGGAACCCAGAACAACGAAAGTGAAGAGATCGTACGGGTACGGCTGCCGAAGAAGCGGAACCAGGAAATATTTGCCAGAGCCGACCTGATGCTCGGGGCAAACCACATCCGCGTCCGCTGCGAGGACGGCGTCACGCGTACCGGCCGGATCAAGGGCAAGATCAAGAAGCGGCTCTGGATACGCGAGGGTGACCTATTAATCGTCGTTCCCTGGAGTTTCCAGGACGAGAAGTGCGATATCGTCTATCGCTACATCAAGCCTCAGGTTGACTGGCTCAAGAGGCATAACTACCTCAGCCAGTAA
- a CDS encoding RNA recognition motif domain-containing protein — protein MESSKLYVGNLTYSVNEEQLKELFARYGTVTDVRVIERKGFGFVEMSSPEEAEQAKEGLNDTVFEGRTLKIDEARPPRPRSDFRRY, from the coding sequence ATGGAAAGCAGCAAGCTGTACGTCGGAAACCTCACCTACTCGGTAAATGAAGAGCAGTTGAAAGAATTGTTTGCCCGGTACGGGACGGTGACTGACGTCAGAGTCATTGAGCGCAAAGGGTTCGGGTTTGTTGAGATGTCCAGCCCCGAAGAGGCTGAGCAGGCAAAAGAAGGCCTGAACGACACCGTATTCGAAGGCCGCACCTTAAAGATCGACGAGGCACGGCCCCCGAGACCGAGAAGCGACTTCCGCCGGTATTAA
- a CDS encoding DUF2795 domain-containing protein has translation MAEERPSVRGGMASAAQSASVEELSASAFQKFLGGMDYPAGKQDLISHARKNNAPDAVIQVLEMFQDKTFHSAADVSQEFGRVK, from the coding sequence ATGGCAGAAGAGAGACCCTCGGTCAGAGGCGGAATGGCATCCGCAGCGCAGAGTGCCTCCGTTGAGGAGCTGAGTGCATCCGCATTCCAGAAGTTCCTCGGAGGCATGGACTATCCTGCCGGAAAGCAGGACCTGATCAGCCACGCCAGAAAGAACAACGCGCCCGACGCGGTGATCCAGGTCCTTGAGATGTTTCAGGACAAGACCTTCCACTCCGCGGCAGATGTGAGCCAGGAGTTCGGCAGGGTTAAATAA
- a CDS encoding AMP-binding protein encodes MTDDEQKPASYEDLRANFKIDVPEYYNFGFDVIDTWAKKDRNKLAMVWVDQKGNEKKYTFFDLMRLSNQAVNMCIKYGIKKGDRVMLMLPRTPEWWIFTIALIKVGAVYCPATTMLTPKDLKYRIQAADIRMIVTMAEYAEKVEEVQEDCPSLLVKLMTDGTRDGWVSYPVELDYPAPCSHKLVNLPGMHRTRSTDPLLIFFTSGTTGEPKMVIHDHSYPLGHIVTARIWHDLHPNDLHLTISDTGWGKSAWGKLFGQWIIGSCIFVYDIRGRFHATEILPLLERYGVTTFCCPPTIYRMLILADLDKFDLADLRHCCSAGEPLNPEVIRAWQEGTGRTIYEGYGQTETVLCIGTFPGMKCKPGSMGRPAPGWDIELHDDEGRPVAAGEEGRIAIRANPRPVGLFRGYLNNEEETRRVFQNGFYYTGDKAYMDEDGYFWFIGRDDDVIKSSGYRIGPFEVESALMEHPSVQEAAVIGSPDVIRGLVVKAFIVLKPGYRASESLIKDIQRHVKKVTAPYKYPREIEFMESLPKTISGKIKRHELRELEMERFMNNNSHDTSPSGTGGE; translated from the coding sequence ATGACTGATGACGAGCAGAAACCCGCATCTTACGAAGACCTCCGCGCGAACTTCAAGATCGACGTTCCTGAATACTATAACTTCGGCTTTGACGTGATTGACACGTGGGCGAAGAAAGACCGGAACAAGCTCGCCATGGTCTGGGTCGACCAGAAGGGGAACGAGAAGAAGTACACCTTCTTCGACCTGATGCGCCTCTCGAACCAGGCCGTCAATATGTGCATCAAATACGGCATCAAGAAGGGCGATCGGGTCATGCTGATGCTTCCCCGGACGCCTGAATGGTGGATCTTCACGATCGCGCTCATCAAGGTCGGCGCCGTCTACTGCCCCGCGACGACGATGCTGACCCCCAAAGACCTGAAATACCGCATCCAGGCGGCCGATATCAGAATGATCGTCACCATGGCCGAGTACGCGGAGAAGGTCGAGGAGGTCCAGGAGGACTGCCCCTCGCTCCTCGTCAAGCTCATGACCGACGGCACCCGCGACGGGTGGGTCAGTTACCCCGTCGAGCTCGACTACCCCGCGCCCTGCTCCCACAAACTCGTGAACCTCCCCGGCATGCACCGGACCCGGTCCACGGACCCGCTCCTGATCTTCTTCACGTCCGGCACCACCGGCGAGCCGAAGATGGTGATCCACGACCACTCCTATCCGCTCGGGCACATCGTCACCGCGCGCATCTGGCACGACCTGCACCCGAACGACCTCCACCTGACGATCTCCGATACCGGCTGGGGCAAGAGCGCGTGGGGCAAACTCTTCGGCCAGTGGATCATCGGCTCGTGCATCTTCGTCTACGACATCCGGGGCCGGTTCCACGCCACCGAGATCCTGCCGCTGCTGGAGAGATACGGCGTCACGACCTTCTGCTGCCCCCCGACCATCTACCGGATGCTGATCCTCGCCGACCTCGACAAGTTCGACCTCGCGGACCTCCGGCACTGCTGCAGCGCCGGCGAGCCTCTCAATCCCGAGGTGATCCGGGCGTGGCAGGAGGGAACCGGGAGGACGATCTACGAAGGCTACGGCCAGACCGAGACGGTTCTCTGCATCGGGACCTTCCCCGGCATGAAGTGCAAGCCCGGCTCCATGGGCCGGCCTGCACCGGGCTGGGATATCGAGCTCCATGACGACGAAGGGAGGCCGGTCGCCGCCGGGGAAGAGGGGCGGATAGCCATCCGGGCGAACCCGCGTCCGGTCGGGCTCTTCCGTGGCTACCTGAACAACGAGGAGGAGACCCGGAGAGTATTCCAGAACGGGTTCTACTACACCGGCGACAAGGCGTACATGGACGAGGACGGCTACTTCTGGTTCATCGGACGCGACGACGACGTCATCAAGTCCTCCGGCTACCGGATCGGGCCGTTCGAGGTCGAGAGCGCGCTCATGGAGCACCCCTCCGTCCAGGAGGCGGCCGTCATCGGGTCGCCCGACGTGATCCGGGGGCTGGTCGTCAAGGCGTTCATCGTCTTGAAGCCCGGCTACCGGGCTTCCGAATCGCTGATCAAGGACATCCAGCGGCACGTGAAGAAGGTGACCGCCCCTTACAAGTATCCCCGCGAGATCGAGTTCATGGAATCGCTCCCGAAGACGATCTCCGGCAAGATCAAGCGGCACGAGCTCCGCGAACTCGAGATGGAGCGGTTCATGAACAACAACTCCCACGACACCTCCCCCTCCGGGACCGGCGGGGAGTAA
- a CDS encoding TATA-box-binding protein, protein MDEKGYESLKIENIVASGVIADSIDLEKVSDKIKNCELNTKRFPGAVYRIEKPKIASLIFSSGKVVLTGIRNKQDLHDGLEIIMHSLRDAGIETYGEPQVAVTNIVCSYDMGKYINLNKVVITLNLENIEYEPEQFPGLVYRIEDPKIVALLFSSGKIILTGGKNIEDIKRGLDFLEQRLETIM, encoded by the coding sequence ATGGATGAGAAGGGATACGAGTCACTGAAAATCGAGAACATCGTTGCCTCCGGGGTGATTGCCGACTCGATCGACCTCGAAAAAGTATCGGATAAAATAAAAAACTGCGAGCTGAATACGAAGAGGTTCCCCGGCGCGGTCTACCGTATCGAGAAGCCCAAGATTGCATCCCTGATCTTCTCTTCGGGGAAGGTTGTGCTCACCGGGATCAGGAATAAGCAGGACCTTCACGACGGCCTCGAGATCATCATGCATTCCCTCCGGGATGCCGGCATCGAGACGTATGGCGAGCCGCAGGTCGCGGTCACGAACATCGTCTGTTCCTACGACATGGGCAAGTACATCAACCTGAACAAAGTGGTCATCACCCTCAACCTCGAGAATATCGAGTATGAGCCCGAGCAGTTCCCGGGACTCGTCTACCGTATCGAGGACCCGAAGATCGTCGCCCTTCTCTTCAGTTCAGGTAAGATCATCCTGACCGGCGGAAAGAATATCGAAGATATCAAGAGGGGACTCGATTTCCTGGAGCAGCGGCTCGAAACCATTATGTAA
- a CDS encoding DEAD/DEAH box helicase, protein MARTSAPRPRSAPQTAGDLLGPAVREVVRKRGFAELSEAQEQAIPLLLRGENLVLVAPTGTGKTESAMLPVFDRLLETPGAGFKAVYITPLRSLNRDILARMEWWCRELGLSVGVRHGDTPQNERRKQALSPPDLLITTPESLQALFMGKRLREHLKNVRHVIVDEIHELADSKRGAQLAVALERLAAYAGNFQRIGLSATVGNPDDIGRFLCGPRPFSLVEVPVASSLEIGVRFAGEDFAAQTRAVGRCLDTPGSTLVFVNTRVTAEALGHELFPRGDVEVHHGSLSRDVRVEAEERFRNGEVRTLIATSSMELGIDIGHIEHVVQFGSPRQVSRLVQRVGRAGHRLDTISRGTVLATGFDDLLESLVIARRAKANECERIVPPAGAADVLANQVAAIAVEYGEIEVSRVREMIGRSGVFADSGSLLDDVCRQMAEHRLIRLDGTRIVRTGRARRYLIENLSMIHDERKMEIFDIVSRRTVGTLDESFVLGWMHTGAVFITKGQLWRVLEIEGTRITVEPATRAKGEVPSWEGEQIPVPFAVAREVGALRRTRAFSRYSDIPEAVRYAERFMARMDEGNYPVPSDRLVTLESTDEGVVCNVCGGHKANEALARALSVLLSARYGTTVGIEVGAYRFLLRLPPEVRSLEVEETLAALEPAHLPGILKLALKRTALFKWKLVQVAKKFGAIDADADYERFSIHRLIDLFDETVIAAEAYRELFSNSMDVEAAAEILSGLRDGRIAVASGRLSPLGSEGLSSSRDMIPPPMVDQAVIGTLMRRLEKEDVVLFCMNCRKWKSRTVVERVPDRPQCPLCSARLIAALKPWDEQLIPAVTKKNKSEEERAVEVRFLRNANIVLSSGRKAVTALAAKGVGPEAASRILATLSEGDAFYREILKAERNYVKTHRYW, encoded by the coding sequence ATGGCACGTACCTCGGCTCCCCGGCCGCGCTCTGCCCCGCAGACGGCAGGTGACCTCCTCGGTCCCGCGGTCCGCGAGGTCGTCAGGAAGCGCGGGTTTGCCGAACTCTCCGAGGCTCAGGAGCAGGCCATCCCGCTCCTCCTCAGAGGCGAAAACCTCGTCCTGGTGGCGCCGACCGGAACGGGAAAGACCGAGAGCGCGATGCTTCCGGTCTTCGACCGGCTCCTCGAGACCCCCGGTGCGGGGTTCAAGGCGGTCTACATCACGCCCCTCCGGTCCTTAAACCGCGACATCCTCGCCCGGATGGAGTGGTGGTGCCGCGAGCTCGGCCTCTCGGTCGGCGTCCGGCACGGGGACACCCCGCAGAACGAGCGGCGGAAGCAGGCGCTCAGTCCCCCCGACCTCCTCATCACGACGCCGGAGTCCCTCCAGGCGCTCTTCATGGGCAAACGCCTCCGCGAGCACTTAAAGAACGTCCGGCACGTCATCGTCGATGAGATCCACGAGCTCGCCGACAGCAAGCGGGGTGCCCAGCTCGCGGTGGCACTCGAGCGCCTGGCCGCCTACGCGGGGAACTTCCAGCGGATCGGCCTCTCGGCGACCGTCGGGAACCCGGACGATATCGGGAGGTTCCTCTGCGGGCCCCGGCCCTTCTCGCTCGTCGAGGTGCCGGTCGCGAGCAGCCTCGAGATCGGCGTCCGGTTTGCCGGGGAGGACTTCGCCGCCCAGACCCGGGCCGTGGGGAGGTGCCTGGATACCCCCGGCTCCACCCTCGTCTTCGTCAACACCCGCGTGACCGCCGAGGCCCTCGGCCACGAACTCTTTCCCCGCGGTGACGTCGAGGTCCACCACGGCTCGCTCTCGCGGGACGTCAGGGTCGAGGCCGAGGAGCGGTTCCGGAACGGCGAGGTCCGGACGCTGATCGCCACCTCCTCGATGGAACTCGGGATCGATATCGGGCATATCGAACACGTCGTCCAGTTCGGCTCCCCTCGCCAGGTCTCGCGCCTGGTCCAGCGGGTCGGCCGGGCCGGCCACCGCCTCGATACCATCTCGCGCGGGACCGTCCTCGCCACGGGGTTTGACGACCTCCTTGAGTCGCTCGTGATCGCACGGAGGGCGAAGGCGAACGAGTGCGAGCGGATCGTCCCGCCCGCCGGCGCCGCCGACGTCCTCGCGAACCAGGTCGCGGCGATCGCGGTCGAGTACGGCGAGATCGAGGTCTCCCGCGTCCGGGAGATGATAGGGCGGTCAGGCGTCTTTGCCGATTCGGGGTCGCTCCTCGACGACGTCTGCCGCCAGATGGCCGAGCACCGGCTGATCCGGCTCGATGGGACCCGGATCGTCCGGACCGGACGGGCCCGGCGCTACCTCATCGAGAACCTCTCGATGATCCACGACGAGCGCAAAATGGAGATCTTCGATATCGTCTCGCGCCGGACGGTCGGGACGCTCGACGAGTCGTTCGTGCTGGGCTGGATGCACACCGGCGCGGTCTTCATCACGAAGGGCCAGCTCTGGCGGGTGCTCGAGATCGAGGGCACGAGGATCACGGTCGAGCCGGCGACCCGGGCGAAAGGAGAGGTCCCGTCGTGGGAGGGCGAGCAGATCCCGGTCCCGTTCGCCGTCGCCCGCGAGGTCGGGGCGCTCCGGCGGACCCGGGCGTTCTCCCGCTACTCCGATATCCCCGAAGCCGTCCGCTACGCGGAGCGGTTCATGGCCCGGATGGACGAAGGGAACTACCCGGTCCCCTCGGACCGTCTCGTCACCCTCGAGAGCACCGACGAGGGCGTGGTCTGCAACGTCTGCGGGGGGCATAAGGCGAACGAGGCGCTGGCCCGGGCGCTCTCGGTCCTTCTCTCGGCCAGGTACGGGACGACCGTCGGGATCGAGGTCGGCGCCTACCGGTTCCTCCTCCGCCTGCCGCCGGAGGTCCGGTCGCTCGAGGTAGAGGAGACCCTTGCCGCACTCGAGCCCGCGCACCTCCCCGGTATCCTCAAGCTCGCCCTGAAACGGACGGCGCTCTTCAAGTGGAAACTCGTGCAGGTCGCAAAGAAGTTCGGCGCCATCGACGCCGACGCCGACTACGAGCGGTTCAGCATCCACCGGCTCATCGACCTCTTCGACGAGACCGTCATCGCGGCCGAGGCCTACCGGGAGCTCTTCAGCAACTCGATGGACGTCGAGGCGGCGGCGGAGATCCTCTCGGGCCTTCGGGACGGTCGGATCGCCGTCGCCTCCGGGCGGTTGAGCCCGCTCGGCAGCGAAGGGCTCTCCTCCTCGCGCGACATGATCCCACCGCCGATGGTCGACCAGGCGGTGATCGGGACGCTGATGCGCCGCCTCGAGAAGGAGGACGTCGTCCTCTTCTGCATGAACTGCCGGAAGTGGAAGAGCCGGACCGTCGTCGAGCGGGTCCCCGACCGTCCGCAGTGCCCGCTCTGCAGCGCCCGCCTCATCGCGGCGTTAAAACCCTGGGACGAGCAGCTCATCCCGGCGGTGACGAAGAAGAACAAGTCCGAGGAGGAGCGGGCGGTCGAGGTCCGGTTCCTCCGGAACGCAAACATCGTCCTCTCGAGCGGGAGAAAAGCGGTGACCGCCCTCGCCGCAAAGGGCGTCGGCCCGGAGGCGGCGTCGCGGATCCTCGCGACCCTCTCCGAGGGGGACGCCTTCTACCGCGAGATCCTGAAGGCCGAGCGGAACTACGTGAAGACGCATCGGTACTGGTAA
- a CDS encoding metallophosphoesterase, whose translation MQLHFIESGPALLVEQDRRVLVIADLHMGIESGLERHGVHIASRSAARTGRVLACIEETEPDLLLLLGDVKHNVPVTSRQEYRELPGVLDAFRDRVTLRVAPGNHDGGIGRFLEPGELLPPEGALIDGVGYLHGHTRPDPELFGRLIVLGHHHPVVSLVDAVGCAARARPAYLYTDLDGECLPAPAGAGRTRLLFVPAFNEFAGGIDIGRLRESRLGPLSRCINETTAEVFLADGTYLGSPAALCPADGR comes from the coding sequence ATGCAACTCCACTTCATCGAGAGCGGCCCGGCTCTCCTGGTCGAGCAGGACCGGCGCGTGCTGGTCATCGCCGACCTGCACATGGGGATCGAGTCGGGCCTCGAACGCCACGGCGTCCACATCGCGAGCCGGAGCGCCGCCCGGACCGGTCGGGTGCTCGCCTGTATCGAGGAGACAGAGCCCGACCTCCTCCTCCTCCTCGGCGACGTCAAGCACAACGTCCCGGTGACGAGCCGGCAGGAGTACCGGGAACTCCCCGGCGTCCTCGATGCGTTCCGCGACCGTGTCACGCTCCGTGTCGCCCCGGGCAACCACGACGGCGGCATCGGCCGGTTCCTCGAGCCCGGCGAGCTCCTGCCGCCGGAGGGTGCGCTCATCGACGGCGTCGGCTACCTCCACGGCCACACCCGCCCCGACCCCGAACTCTTCGGCCGCCTCATCGTCCTCGGCCACCATCACCCGGTCGTCTCGCTCGTGGATGCCGTCGGGTGCGCCGCCCGCGCCAGGCCGGCCTATCTCTATACGGACCTCGACGGGGAGTGCCTCCCGGCCCCGGCCGGCGCCGGCCGGACCCGGCTCCTCTTCGTCCCGGCCTTCAACGAGTTCGCGGGAGGGATCGATATCGGGCGGCTGCGGGAGAGCAGGCTCGGCCCCCTCTCCCGGTGCATAAACGAAACGACTGCGGAGGTGTTCTTAGCAGATGGCACGTACCTCGGCTCCCCGGCCGCGCTCTGCCCCGCAGACGGCAGGTGA